In Deinococcota bacterium, a genomic segment contains:
- a CDS encoding glycosyltransferase, with amino-acid sequence MNTFALTDLTVLVIHYRTPLLLRACLRRLRRHAAGAHLVVVESGDAEETSELLRAFPGVALLRVANHSLAHAVNEGLKRCETRVAAHINADVLVGEETFGRLLGVLGTARTGMVGPLPLTPRGSVQDQGLPYRLHTWRLARRPLGAALGVSWLAGCLQVVRMEAVLAVGGMDPSLRFYNEDIDWSWRLRRAGWHCRLVNSPVLHLGGSATPARPDFLLEGYRGGYKLSQRYRGRGYRWLHRRAVLAQSFWEARCGKDPLRREAFARIARMFRQGRFDISPFGDSLETSDPAFLGGP; translated from the coding sequence GTGAACACGTTCGCCCTCACCGATCTCACCGTCCTCGTCATCCACTACCGCACGCCGCTGCTCCTTCGCGCCTGCTTGCGCCGGCTGCGCCGGCACGCCGCCGGCGCCCACCTGGTGGTGGTCGAGAGCGGCGACGCCGAGGAGACCAGCGAGCTGCTCAGGGCCTTTCCCGGGGTCGCGCTGCTGAGGGTCGCCAACCACAGCCTCGCTCACGCCGTCAACGAAGGCCTCAAGCGCTGCGAGACCAGGGTCGCCGCCCACATCAACGCCGACGTGCTCGTCGGCGAGGAGACCTTTGGGCGGCTCCTGGGGGTCCTCGGCACGGCGCGCACGGGCATGGTCGGGCCGCTGCCGCTCACCCCGCGGGGCAGCGTCCAGGACCAGGGCCTCCCCTACCGCCTGCACACCTGGCGGCTGGCGCGGCGGCCGCTGGGCGCCGCGCTGGGCGTCTCCTGGCTGGCGGGCTGCTTGCAGGTCGTTCGGATGGAGGCCGTGCTGGCGGTCGGCGGCATGGACCCCAGCCTGCGCTTCTACAACGAGGACATCGACTGGTCCTGGCGTTTGCGCCGGGCGGGCTGGCACTGCCGGCTCGTGAACAGCCCGGTCCTTCACCTGGGCGGCAGCGCCACGCCGGCCCGGCCCGACTTTCTGCTCGAGGGCTACCGCGGCGGCTACAAGCTGTCGCAGCGCTACCGGGGACGGGGCTACCGCTGGCTGCACCGCCGGGCCGTCCTGGCTCAGTCCTTCTGGGAAGCACGCTGCGGCAAGGACCCGCTCAGGCGAGAGGCCTTTGCGCGGATCGCCCGGATGTTCCGCCAGGGGCGCTTCGACATAAGCCCCTTCGGCGACAGCCTCGAGACCTCCGATCCGGCCTTTCTAGGCGGACCCTAG
- the rocF gene encoding arginase → MKKITILGVPMDLGAGRRGVDMGPSAIRLARLEASLRKLGHQVQDLGNVEAPVPEALSDKNGLHFLGAIADACAQTRRRLRELAADSFPIVLGGDHSISMGTVAGVAGAGRTGLLWIDAHTDVNVPSTSPSGNVHGMPLAHLLGEGDARLLAIWGGGAVLRPEDVVFIGVRSVDEGERDFIRQRGIKAFTMKTIDHQGVAAVAAEALEHLGHLERLHVSFDADVLDPAVAPGVGTPVPGGLSYREAHLLMELLADAGGVTSLDLVEVNPILDVQNKTARIIVEMASSLLGKTIL, encoded by the coding sequence ATGAAAAAGATCACCATCCTGGGCGTTCCGATGGACCTCGGCGCGGGCAGGCGCGGGGTGGACATGGGGCCGAGCGCCATCCGGCTGGCCAGGCTCGAGGCTAGCCTGCGGAAGTTGGGGCACCAGGTCCAAGACCTCGGCAACGTCGAGGCGCCCGTGCCCGAGGCACTGAGTGACAAGAACGGCCTTCACTTTTTGGGCGCCATCGCCGACGCCTGCGCGCAGACGCGGAGGCGGCTTCGGGAACTCGCCGCGGACTCCTTCCCCATCGTCCTGGGCGGCGATCACTCGATCTCGATGGGTACCGTGGCCGGGGTCGCCGGGGCAGGCCGCACCGGCCTGTTGTGGATCGACGCGCACACCGACGTCAACGTGCCAAGCACCAGCCCGAGCGGCAACGTCCACGGCATGCCGCTCGCCCACCTGCTCGGCGAGGGCGACGCGCGGCTCCTGGCCATCTGGGGCGGCGGGGCCGTGCTGAGGCCCGAGGATGTGGTCTTTATCGGCGTCCGCAGCGTGGACGAGGGCGAGCGCGACTTTATCCGGCAGCGCGGCATCAAGGCCTTTACCATGAAGACCATCGACCACCAGGGCGTCGCCGCGGTGGCCGCGGAGGCGCTCGAGCACCTGGGGCACTTGGAACGCCTGCACGTCTCCTTCGACGCCGACGTGCTCGACCCCGCGGTCGCGCCGGGCGTGGGCACGCCGGTCCCGGGCGGGCTCTCCTACCGCGAGGCGCACCTGTTGATGGAGCTCTTGGCCGACGCGGGCGGCGTCACCAGCCTCGACCTGGTCGAGGTCAATCCCATTTTGGACGTGCAGAACAAGACCGCGCGGATCATAGTCGAGATGGCCTCGAGCCTGCTGGGCAAGACGATTCTCTAG
- a CDS encoding GNAT family N-acetyltransferase has product MLESELARLTIVSAEESDLPPLARMNKRLIQDEGSRNPMSIGELEARMWGWLRGDWAITLFMEDSRIVGYAVHQERQDDYDASRTLIYLRQFYVEPDRRGRGLGRAAFEHLRRTHFPDGAEVVLEVLASNPEGQRFWSSLGFEAYALSMRRK; this is encoded by the coding sequence TTGTTGGAGAGTGAATTAGCACGACTGACGATTGTATCAGCTGAAGAGTCTGACCTGCCACCGCTGGCCCGGATGAACAAACGGCTTATCCAAGACGAAGGCAGCCGCAATCCTATGAGCATTGGCGAGCTCGAGGCGCGCATGTGGGGCTGGTTACGCGGCGACTGGGCCATCACCCTCTTCATGGAGGACAGCAGGATCGTCGGCTACGCCGTCCATCAAGAGCGCCAGGACGACTATGACGCGAGCCGAACGCTCATCTACCTGCGTCAGTTCTATGTCGAGCCGGATCGGCGCGGCCGGGGACTCGGCCGCGCGGCCTTCGAGCACCTGAGGCGAACGCACTTTCCTGACGGTGCTGAAGTCGTCCTCGAAGTTCTCGCCTCCAATCCTGAGGGACAACGCTTTTGGTCGTCACTTGGCTTTGAGGCTTATGCCCTGAGCATGAGACGCAAGTGA
- the tyrS gene encoding tyrosine--tRNA ligase, translating into MSPAEALAAIKRGAVRIVPEEALASKLERARETGVPLRVKLGADPSSTDLHIGHAIVLRKMRQFQDLGHKVVLIIGDFTAMIGDPTGRSKTRPVLSLEETRRNGETYVAQVTKILDPDPGRLEIRYNSEWLEPMGFAEVIKLASSYTVARMLERDDFTKRYRAGEPIGVHELLYPLSQAYDSVAIRADVELGGTDQLFNLLVGRDIQREYGQEPQVALVMPLLEGLDGSEKMSKSLGNYIGIGEPPERMFKKAMQVPDALLLRYTELATGLDLAEMKRLLGRDIKSAHRVFARELVRLYHGEAPVGHAEARYDYVARGGIPDDVPELVIDRSELTDGEIWICKLVTLAGLSASSGEARRLIQNRGLKLNGEVVEDFQAKVGLAEPVVLQKGKDRFVKVGAA; encoded by the coding sequence ATGTCCCCAGCAGAAGCGCTTGCCGCTATCAAGCGCGGCGCCGTGCGGATCGTGCCCGAAGAGGCGCTCGCCAGCAAGCTCGAGCGGGCCCGGGAGACGGGCGTGCCGCTCAGGGTCAAGCTGGGCGCGGACCCGTCCAGCACCGACCTCCATATCGGCCATGCCATCGTGCTCAGAAAGATGCGCCAGTTCCAGGATCTGGGCCACAAGGTGGTTCTGATCATCGGTGACTTCACCGCCATGATCGGCGACCCCACCGGCCGCTCCAAGACCCGCCCGGTCTTAAGCCTCGAGGAGACCCGCAGGAACGGCGAGACCTACGTTGCTCAGGTGACCAAGATTCTAGACCCCGACCCCGGCAGGCTCGAGATCCGCTACAACTCGGAGTGGTTGGAGCCCATGGGCTTCGCCGAGGTGATCAAGCTGGCCTCGAGCTACACGGTCGCCAGAATGCTCGAGCGCGACGACTTCACCAAGCGCTACCGGGCGGGCGAGCCGATAGGTGTGCACGAGCTGCTCTACCCGCTCTCGCAGGCCTACGACTCGGTCGCTATCCGTGCAGATGTTGAACTCGGTGGCACCGATCAACTCTTCAACCTGCTCGTCGGCCGCGACATCCAGCGCGAGTACGGCCAGGAGCCGCAAGTCGCCCTGGTCATGCCGCTCTTGGAGGGCTTGGACGGTTCGGAAAAGATGTCCAAGTCGCTGGGCAACTACATCGGCATCGGCGAGCCGCCCGAGCGCATGTTCAAGAAGGCGATGCAGGTGCCCGACGCCCTGCTGCTGCGCTACACCGAACTCGCCACCGGTCTCGACCTCGCCGAGATGAAGCGCCTGCTAGGCCGGGACATCAAGAGCGCCCACCGGGTCTTCGCCCGCGAGCTCGTGCGCCTCTACCACGGCGAGGCACCCGTCGGTCACGCCGAGGCGCGCTACGACTACGTCGCCAGGGGCGGCATTCCCGACGACGTGCCCGAGCTCGTCATCGACAGGAGCGAGCTTACCGATGGCGAGATCTGGATCTGCAAACTTGTCACCTTGGCAGGCCTGAGCGCCTCGAGCGGCGAGGCCCGGCGCCTCATCCAGAACCGGGGGCTCAAGCTGAACGGCGAGGTCGTCGAGGATTTTCAGGCCAAGGTCGGCCTCGCCGAGCCCGTGGTCTTGCAAAAGGGCAAGGACCGCTTCGTAAAGGTGGGTGCAGCTTAG
- the zwf gene encoding glucose-6-phosphate dehydrogenase — protein sequence MQTPHAEACAFVILGVTGDLAARKLMPALYELHLMGALHPDTRLVGMARGELSDETFRERMKEALKEHSPKTFDEARWRELEGRLSYLVGGYDDIGAYKRLAAKLADVDEGKGLGPAGNRVFYLSVPPSVFASVIRGLHAVGLSREDRGWARLVVEKPFGHDLASARGLNTVLERAFKEEQIYRIDHYLGKETAQNIAALRFANALFEPNWNNQYLDHVQITVAEAMGVAGRGSFYEEAGVLRDIIQNHVLQLVALTATEAPASYDARSVRDEKVKVLRAMRCVRPQDAVKGRYLGANGMKGYLEEEGVAEGSRQGSYLAATFHIDNWRWAGVPFYVRSGKRMAAKASEIVLRFKTPPHIPFKLAEPPAPDALILRLHPGEGISLRFNAKVPGGSLKLQQTSMDFTYDRGFKGDNPDAYETLLLDVMRGDATLFMRADEIEAQWQVVAPLIAAWDEMEPVPYPAGSWGPVEAEALLEASGRRWQVPGDGGST from the coding sequence ATGCAAACCCCCCACGCCGAAGCCTGCGCCTTTGTCATCCTGGGCGTCACCGGCGACCTCGCCGCCAGGAAGCTCATGCCCGCCCTCTATGAACTCCACCTCATGGGCGCGCTCCACCCAGACACGCGCCTCGTCGGCATGGCGCGGGGCGAGCTCAGCGACGAGACCTTTCGCGAGAGGATGAAGGAGGCGCTCAAGGAGCACAGCCCCAAGACCTTCGACGAAGCGCGCTGGCGCGAGCTCGAGGGGCGCCTCTCCTACCTCGTCGGAGGCTACGACGACATCGGCGCCTACAAGCGCCTGGCGGCGAAGCTCGCCGATGTCGATGAGGGCAAGGGGCTGGGCCCGGCGGGCAACCGCGTCTTTTACCTGTCGGTGCCGCCGAGCGTCTTTGCGAGCGTGATTCGCGGCCTGCACGCCGTGGGGCTGAGCAGGGAGGACAGGGGCTGGGCCCGCTTGGTGGTCGAAAAGCCCTTCGGCCACGACCTCGCTTCGGCCAGAGGGCTGAACACGGTCTTGGAGCGCGCCTTCAAGGAAGAGCAGATCTACCGCATCGACCACTACCTGGGCAAGGAGACGGCGCAGAACATCGCCGCCTTGCGCTTTGCCAACGCGCTGTTCGAGCCCAACTGGAACAACCAGTACCTAGACCACGTGCAGATCACCGTGGCCGAGGCTATGGGCGTGGCGGGCCGGGGCTCCTTTTACGAGGAGGCCGGGGTCTTGCGCGACATCATCCAGAACCACGTCCTGCAACTCGTGGCCCTGACCGCCACCGAGGCGCCGGCGAGCTACGACGCCCGGAGCGTGCGCGACGAGAAGGTGAAGGTCCTGCGGGCCATGCGCTGCGTCCGGCCGCAGGACGCCGTCAAGGGGCGGTACCTGGGCGCCAACGGCATGAAGGGCTACCTCGAGGAGGAGGGCGTAGCCGAGGGCTCGAGACAGGGCAGCTACCTGGCCGCCACCTTCCACATCGACAACTGGCGCTGGGCCGGGGTACCCTTCTACGTCAGGTCGGGCAAGCGCATGGCGGCCAAGGCCAGCGAGATCGTCTTGCGCTTCAAGACCCCGCCGCATATCCCCTTCAAGCTGGCCGAGCCCCCGGCACCCGACGCCCTCATCTTGCGCCTGCATCCGGGCGAGGGCATCAGCCTGCGCTTCAACGCCAAGGTGCCCGGCGGCAGCCTCAAGCTCCAGCAGACCAGCATGGACTTCACCTACGACCGCGGCTTCAAAGGGGACAATCCCGACGCTTACGAGACGCTCCTCTTGGACGTCATGCGCGGCGACGCCACGCTGTTCATGCGTGCCGACGAGATAGAGGCCCAGTGGCAGGTGGTCGCGCCTCTCATCGCCGCGTGGGACGAGATGGAACCCGTGCCCTACCCGGCGGGGAGCTGGGGGCCGGTGGAGGCCGAGGCGCTGCTCGAGGCCTCGGGACGGCGCTGGCAGGTGCCGGGGGACGGCGGTTCAACCTGA
- a CDS encoding patatin-like phospholipase family protein, translating to MTRGSRPLRIGVALGGGSARGYAHIGALKSLERHGLAPQVIAGTSFGAVIGALYAAGRSPDALADLANGVRRRELLSAVWDAGFRQAALLKGDRLEVYFDALLDGRTFADLRCELVVVTTDAASGERVLLRSGSVARALRATVALPGLLSPVQVDGRRLMDGGLGSPVPLETLGGEGVDLAIGIGTGLEGDHSAPIRLTRRVLATPWGRSLRRHLCAQAGEHPVRVLGRSLGYVVASWEPQGRAEDALHVQVTPSIGWLTFHRAEAAIAAGEAAVEAFLPRLLEASRRCRP from the coding sequence ATGACCCGCGGTTCGCGTCCCTTGCGCATCGGCGTGGCCCTGGGCGGTGGCAGCGCCCGAGGTTACGCTCACATCGGCGCGCTTAAGAGCCTCGAGCGCCACGGCTTGGCGCCGCAGGTCATCGCCGGTACCTCCTTTGGCGCCGTCATCGGCGCGCTCTACGCCGCGGGCCGCAGCCCTGACGCACTCGCCGATCTCGCCAACGGCGTGCGCCGGCGCGAGCTCCTCTCAGCGGTGTGGGACGCGGGCTTTCGCCAGGCGGCGCTGCTAAAGGGCGACAGGCTCGAGGTTTACTTCGACGCGCTGCTGGACGGCCGGACCTTTGCCGACCTGAGATGCGAACTCGTGGTGGTGACGACCGACGCCGCCAGCGGCGAGCGGGTGCTCCTGCGCTCGGGGTCCGTCGCCCGGGCCCTGCGTGCGACCGTGGCCCTGCCCGGCCTGCTGAGCCCCGTCCAGGTGGACGGCCGCCGCCTCATGGACGGCGGCCTCGGCTCGCCGGTGCCGCTCGAGACCTTGGGCGGCGAAGGGGTCGATCTGGCCATCGGCATCGGCACCGGGCTCGAGGGCGACCACTCGGCGCCCATCCGCCTCACCCGCCGCGTCCTGGCTACGCCCTGGGGCCGGAGTCTGCGGCGCCACCTCTGCGCGCAAGCCGGCGAGCACCCCGTGCGGGTGCTCGGGCGCAGTCTCGGCTACGTCGTCGCCTCCTGGGAACCGCAGGGGCGAGCCGAGGACGCCTTGCACGTCCAGGTGACGCCGTCCATCGGCTGGCTCACCTTCCACCGGGCCGAAGCGGCGATCGCAGCGGGCGAGGCCGCCGTCGAGGCCTTTCTGCCGCGCCTCCTCGAGGCCAGCCGCCGCTGCCGGCCTTAG
- a CDS encoding DUF86 domain-containing protein: MLEAAHEALLFADGKHREHLDTDRMLVLSLVKLIEIIGEAATGLSNEYRQAHPHIPWRDLVAMRNRLIHAYFDVNLDIVWRTVTEELPRLCKDLEEALVVGE; this comes from the coding sequence ATGCTCGAGGCAGCCCACGAAGCTCTGCTGTTCGCAGACGGCAAGCACCGGGAGCATCTCGACACTGATCGAATGCTGGTCCTGTCGCTGGTCAAGCTGATCGAGATTATCGGTGAGGCAGCGACCGGCCTTTCAAACGAGTACAGACAGGCACACCCGCATATTCCTTGGCGTGACCTCGTCGCTATGAGAAACCGCTTGATTCACGCTTATTTTGACGTCAACCTGGATATCGTCTGGCGTACCGTCACAGAAGAACTGCCCAGGCTCTGCAAAGATCTCGAGGAGGCCCTCGTTGTTGGAGAGTGA
- a CDS encoding ABC transporter ATP-binding protein/permease: MAVAPLFIQPVFDRVLSGGELSALPGVLAVGGLIVTLGSAALWAQDAWLGRAAALVAAGWREAVYARLLGRQPGRLGGSSGGLASRILTDLRDIETYLQFGLGTLVAESLTLLGIVFVLFYTNATATLYLLVMALPLALGLWLAGRQVTRSAREAQEQTEEVGAHLQEGLKGLEVARAFGLTGFLLSRLGGANRATARAQSRRALWAGLQTPLAQILGFAAASALLVILARSRAAGEMSLGEVSAYITLLALIATPAQLLPKGYALLQGAKAAKVRLHALYRLPQEPVATATLRSGRARGAGSLRLEGVSFAHPGGPALLDKVSADWQGPGLVALSGESGSGKSSLLRLLLGFLEPDGGRILLDGRPLGAYAEAELRRRVAYVPQDNLLFRGSLRDNLLLGRAYSEARLLEVLRAVRLLEAVRDLGGLDYRLSEDGAGFSGGQRQRLAAARALLAEPEVLLLDEPSANLDEASERALVATLLEQSRRRLVIVVAHRPALLGAADEVYELTAQGRLSLIAPEDGLTPRRLSP; encoded by the coding sequence GTGGCGGTGGCGCCCCTTTTCATCCAGCCCGTCTTTGACCGGGTCCTCTCCGGCGGCGAGCTGTCGGCCCTGCCGGGGGTGCTGGCGGTGGGCGGCCTCATCGTCACCCTGGGTTCCGCCGCTCTCTGGGCGCAGGACGCCTGGCTCGGGCGCGCGGCCGCGCTCGTCGCGGCGGGCTGGCGCGAGGCCGTCTACGCGCGCCTGCTGGGGCGCCAGCCCGGCCGGCTGGGCGGCAGCAGCGGCGGCCTGGCGAGCCGCATCCTCACCGACCTGCGCGACATAGAGACCTACCTTCAGTTCGGCCTGGGCACCCTGGTCGCCGAGTCGCTCACCCTCTTGGGCATCGTCTTTGTCCTTTTCTACACCAACGCTACCGCCACCCTCTACCTCCTCGTCATGGCCCTGCCGCTCGCTCTGGGCCTGTGGCTGGCGGGGCGGCAGGTGACCAGGAGCGCCCGCGAGGCCCAGGAACAGACCGAGGAGGTCGGCGCTCACCTCCAGGAGGGGCTCAAGGGGCTCGAGGTCGCCCGCGCCTTTGGCCTGACGGGTTTCCTCTTGTCGCGCCTGGGCGGCGCCAACCGCGCCACCGCCAGGGCCCAGTCGCGCCGGGCGCTGTGGGCGGGCTTGCAGACGCCGCTCGCCCAGATTCTGGGCTTCGCCGCCGCCTCTGCGCTGCTGGTCATCTTGGCGCGCAGCCGGGCGGCGGGCGAGATGAGCTTAGGCGAGGTCAGCGCCTACATCACGCTCCTGGCGCTCATCGCCACGCCCGCGCAGCTCCTGCCCAAGGGCTACGCCCTGCTGCAAGGCGCCAAGGCCGCCAAGGTCCGGCTGCACGCGCTCTACAGGCTGCCCCAGGAGCCCGTGGCCACGGCCACCCTTCGCTCCGGGCGGGCGCGGGGGGCCGGGAGCCTCCGCCTCGAGGGCGTCTCCTTCGCCCACCCCGGCGGCCCCGCCCTGCTGGACAAGGTAAGTGCCGACTGGCAGGGGCCCGGGCTCGTCGCCCTCAGCGGCGAGAGCGGGAGCGGCAAGAGCAGCCTGCTCAGGCTCCTGCTCGGCTTTCTGGAGCCGGACGGCGGCCGCATCCTCCTGGACGGCCGGCCGCTGGGGGCCTACGCCGAGGCCGAGTTGCGCCGGCGCGTCGCCTACGTGCCCCAGGACAACCTCCTCTTTCGCGGCAGCCTGCGCGACAACCTGCTTCTGGGCCGCGCCTACAGCGAGGCGCGGCTTCTGGAGGTCTTGCGGGCGGTCAGGCTCCTGGAGGCGGTGAGGGACTTGGGCGGCCTCGACTACCGCCTCAGCGAGGACGGCGCGGGCTTCTCGGGCGGCCAGCGGCAGCGCCTGGCGGCCGCCCGCGCCCTGCTCGCGGAGCCCGAGGTCCTGCTCTTGGACGAACCCAGCGCCAACCTGGACGAGGCGAGCGAGCGCGCCCTGGTGGCAACGCTGCTCGAGCAGTCGCGGCGGCGGCTGGTCATCGTGGTGGCGCACCGCCCGGCGCTCCTGGGGGCGGCGGACGAGGTCTACGAGCTGACGGCGCAGGGCCGTCTGAGCCTCATAGCCCCCGAAGATGGGCTGACGCCACGCCGGCTCAGCCCTTAG
- a CDS encoding nucleotidyltransferase family protein → MRLPPALVRDFCQHHHIHKLSLFGSVVRGEAGPDSDIDVLVEFERGHVPGLLRLAGIERELSDLLGAKVDMRTPEDLSRHFRHEVMAMAEVQYAKT, encoded by the coding sequence ATGAGGCTTCCCCCCGCATTGGTCCGCGACTTCTGCCAGCATCACCATATCCACAAGCTGTCGCTCTTCGGCTCAGTGGTCCGCGGCGAGGCCGGTCCCGACAGTGACATCGACGTCTTGGTCGAATTTGAACGGGGTCACGTGCCGGGCTTGCTGCGCCTGGCAGGTATAGAGCGGGAACTGTCGGACTTGCTTGGGGCCAAGGTCGATATGCGGACGCCAGAGGATCTGAGCCGTCATTTTCGCCATGAGGTAATGGCAATGGCGGAAGTCCAGTATGCAAAGACCTGA